The following are encoded together in the Triticum dicoccoides isolate Atlit2015 ecotype Zavitan chromosome 6B, WEW_v2.0, whole genome shotgun sequence genome:
- the LOC119325142 gene encoding F-box protein At5g03970-like, translating to MSYDESERSRRRRRRSSRSSAAQPLEDDNLLSEILLRLPPDPSSLPRASLVSKRWLGLISDPGFSRRFLLHHRRNPPLLGFFVPFNFKPAMDPPNRVPDGYFSLCLDRENGGGIFMPMGSRHGLLLMYQSARYQLLVWDPFNVDLHRLAVPPEWLKAPFKGAVFRGAGDIQHFRLVLVSTETDEQQHTRAIARVYSSETAIWGDRISTPLPSKLPTKSHMYFTISVLVGHSLYWLFDDTSAKTLLLDGILEFDLEKQILAVKPVPVGIPKENMCRFQVMRAEGGGLGILFLSNFSAQLWKVETDCDGAASWVLGRTVELYKLLSIDSRKKRKWHQCIVGFAEYNNVLLLRTPTDLFMIQLEPLQFKKVSKTKKWAHYHPFESVYAAGTSIGGGHDGAELLHNT from the exons ATGAGCTATGACGAGAGCGAGAGGagtaggcgccgccgccgccgcagctcccgCTCGTCGGCGGCGCAGCCGCTGGAGGACGACAACCTcctctccgagatcctcctccgcctcccgccaGATCCGTCCTCCCTCCCTCGCGCCTCCCTCGTCTCCAAGCGCTGGCTTGGCCTCATCTCTGACCCGGGCTTCTCCCGCCGCTtccttctccaccaccgccgcaACCCTCCTCTCCTCGGTTTCTTCGTACCTTTCAATTTCAAACCTGCAATGGATCCCCCCAATCGTGTCCCGGATGGCTACTTCTCCTTGTGCCTTGACCGCGAAAATGGCGGCGGCATCTTCATGCCCATGGGATCCCGCCATGGCCTCCTACTCATGTACCAATCAGCGCGGTACCAGCTCTTGGTGTGGGATCCCTTCAACGTCGACCTACACCGCCTAGCCGTTCCCCCGGAGTGGCTGAAGGCCCCGTTCAAAGGGGCGGTTTTTCGCGGCGCCGGAGACATTCAACACTTCCGGCTGGTCTTGGTAAGCACAGAGACAGACGAGCAGCAACATACACGGGCCATCGCCCGCGTTTACTCGTCGGAGACTGCCATATGGGGTGATCGCATATCAACACCACTTCCATCCAAACTTCCCACCAAGAGTCACATGTACTTTACCATAAGTGTGCTAGTTGGGCATTCCCTTTACTGGTTGTTCGATGACACATCGGCAAAAACTCTACTATTGGATGGCATACTTGAGTTTGATTTGGAGAAGCAGATCCTAGCTGTGAAACCAGTACCAGTGGGTATTCCCAAGGAAAACATGTGCCGATTCCAGGTTATGCGGGCAGAGGGTGGTGGCCTTGGCATTCTCTTTCTGTCAAATTTCAGTGCCCAATTATGGAAGGTGGAGACCGATTGTGATGGTGCTGCTTCATGGGTGCTAGGAAGAACTGTTGAACTGTATAAGTTACTTTCCATTGATTCAAGGAAGAAGAGAAAATGGCACCAATGTATAGTGGGGTTTGCTGAGTACAATAATGTGCTGCTCCTACGGACACCTACCGACCTCTTCATGATCCAGCTTGAGCCACTGCAGTTCAAGAAAGTTTCCAAGACCAAGAAGTGGGCTCACTATCATCCGTTTGAAAGTGTTTATGCTGCAG GAACGAGCATTGGTGGTGGACATGATGGAGCTGAACTTTTGCACAATACATAA